In a genomic window of Nitrospirota bacterium:
- the trpA gene encoding tryptophan synthase subunit alpha — protein sequence MTRSDNRIDRTFARLRERGEKALIPYVMLGDPDLTTTEEWARAAVSAGADLLEIGIPFSDPLADGPVLQRSAERALTQKVRLADAITLVRRLRATVQIPLLFMTYYNLVFQYGDERLARDAAAAGVDGLIVPDLPPEEAGALESATRADGLHLIYLIAPTTPSARIKFIAQRGGGFLYYVSLTGITGAKLPALDQVEQGVARIRRATDLPVAVGFGVSTPEEAGRIAGVADGVIVASALIKRLQAQPDARRRREELMTYLASLKAALSPSQVSVAGGSAGGSE from the coding sequence GTGACCCGCTCCGACAACCGCATCGACCGGACCTTCGCCCGACTGCGTGAACGCGGCGAGAAGGCGCTGATTCCGTACGTGATGCTGGGCGACCCTGACCTCACCACAACCGAGGAGTGGGCGCGCGCGGCCGTCTCGGCCGGTGCCGATCTGCTGGAGATCGGCATCCCATTTTCAGATCCGCTGGCGGACGGCCCCGTGCTCCAGCGGTCCGCGGAACGGGCCCTGACCCAGAAGGTGCGGTTGGCGGACGCGATCACGCTGGTTCGTCGCCTGCGCGCGACGGTCCAGATCCCGCTGTTGTTCATGACCTACTACAATCTGGTGTTCCAGTACGGCGACGAGCGGTTGGCCCGCGACGCGGCAGCAGCGGGTGTTGACGGCTTGATCGTGCCCGATCTGCCGCCGGAAGAAGCTGGGGCGCTCGAGTCGGCCACCCGGGCGGACGGATTGCACCTGATCTATCTGATCGCGCCCACCACGCCGTCGGCCCGCATCAAATTCATTGCACAGCGGGGCGGAGGATTCTTATACTATGTGTCGCTTACCGGGATCACCGGCGCCAAGCTGCCTGCGCTGGACCAGGTGGAGCAAGGGGTGGCCAGGATCAGGCGCGCGACCGATCTGCCGGTGGCGGTGGGATTCGGCGTGTCCACGCCCGAGGAAGCGGGGCGGATCGCGGGAGTGGCCGACGGCGTGATCGTGGCGTCCGCCCTGATCAAGCGGCTCCAAGCGCAACCCGACGCGCGTCGCCGTCGTGAGGAGTTGATGACGTACCTGGCGTCACTGAAGGCCGCGCTTTCGCCGTCGCAGGTGTCCGTCGCAGGGGGATCGGCAGGGGGATCGGAATGA